Below is a genomic region from Sebaldella sp. S0638.
GCATCTGAAAACATGTTTTTCATATGAGCATAAATATATTGTTTACACTTCCTATTGAAGCTGCCTTATTTTAAGGCAGTTTTCTTATTTAGCTGCATTCCGGCGCTATATACATATCTTTTTATTCTTTTTGATTAAATAAGGAACTGCTTTCTATATTTTTGTTAGTAGAAAGTCTGATTTTTGCAGATTTTTATATTACAGATACTACAAAATTTATCTCCAGAATAATTCTGTTAGTACCCATATTCCAAATGTCAGGCCTATAAAATATGAAAGAATATTGTATTTGCCTGAAATACTTCTTAATCCTATTTTCAATGCACTTTTTTTAGGGCATTCAGTGATACAGGATAAGCAGTTTATACATTTTGGGCTTACTATATTTTCACATTTAGAAATTTTTATATTTACCGGACAGGCTTTGTCGCATTTTCCGCAGTTTACACATGTTCCATTATCTCTTTTTATAGTCAGGACTCTTCCCATTCCTAATATCCCGAATTTAGCTCCCGCGGTGCAAAACCATCTGCAATAAGGTCTTTCTATAAAAAGTGAAAGTACGAGAAATGCCGCTAGTATAATCAGTGAAAAAAACATTATCTGCTCCCCTTTCAATGCACTAAACACTGCTCCTCTGGCATCAAGCGGATTGACAATAAAGAGAACAGCTGAAATCAAAAATATATAACGTATCGATGATAATATTTTATCAACTTTCTCCGGAACATTATAAGTTTTTTTTATGATTCTTTTTCTTAATTTATCTATATATTCCTGTAGTGTTCCAAACGGACAAACCCATCCGCAATAATAACTCCCTACTAAAAATATGGCTCCCAGTACAAAAATTTTTGATATTGAATGATCTAAAATCGCTATGGAAAATATCATAAAACCTAAAAATAGCATTTGTATTAATATTCTGAATTTAATTAGTTTTTTCATGGATATGTTCTCCTCTCTAATAATACATATACTTTAACATGGTAATATGGCAGTTTCGTGTTTTCTGTTTTTAGTTTGAAATTCCCTAAAATATTTTTTTTATTCGTATGCTGATTTTTACTTGCTTTTATCTTTTTTATTATTTGTGTTATAATATTTATATCTTGTAAAAGGAGGCTGATTATGAAACTTAGTGCTAGAAATCAATTCAAAGGTAAAATTATCTCTATTACGGAAGGTGCCGTAAACGGAATCGTAACACTTGACATTGGCGGAGGAAATATAATTACTTCTACAATTTCAATGGATTCTATTAAAAGTCTGAATTTGAAAGTTGGTTCAGATGCTTATGCAATTATCAAAGCTACATCTGTAATGGTTGGTATTGATGATTAACAGGAACTTTCTTTTATTTTCATGTTTCTAAAATATTTGATTTTCTTTGTGAAGCAGG
It encodes:
- a CDS encoding 4Fe-4S binding protein, producing the protein MKKLIKFRILIQMLFLGFMIFSIAILDHSISKIFVLGAIFLVGSYYCGWVCPFGTLQEYIDKLRKRIIKKTYNVPEKVDKILSSIRYIFLISAVLFIVNPLDARGAVFSALKGEQIMFFSLIILAAFLVLSLFIERPYCRWFCTAGAKFGILGMGRVLTIKRDNGTCVNCGKCDKACPVNIKISKCENIVSPKCINCLSCITECPKKSALKIGLRSISGKYNILSYFIGLTFGIWVLTELFWR
- a CDS encoding molybdopterin-binding protein → MKLSARNQFKGKIISITEGAVNGIVTLDIGGGNIITSTISMDSIKSLNLKVGSDAYAIIKATSVMVGIDD